The Astatotilapia calliptera chromosome 14, fAstCal1.2, whole genome shotgun sequence genome includes a region encoding these proteins:
- the mcamb gene encoding melanoma cell adhesion molecule b isoform X6, with protein sequence MALPDTAPLLVGLLLLFHAFGAWAIVEVTMEDKVEVMAGETAQITCMFTTDEGLGGTTIQWFYVLPNKERQRIYNKEPMHEAAEQNTLFTHRISLNVNGTAAVLAIRDVGVRDNLEFICVIKTLTPEEAEGRTQLQVFKSPTFPTIEAVETGISVNEEAPSKIGSCRVKNGYPKPNITWYRNNMPLRNTPPEVVVTSSTTIESSGLFSVQSELTMKVKKEHKDAVFYCEVIYFVPGATKMTESQHINITVYYLPTEVNIWVESPKGKIKEGDTLELRCDNNGNYPSSITTIKHQNSEYSVENKTMVRTNVKRLDGGVYECTFEETDNFDEISGSTKVSVNYLESAVITPKDSIAVMEGEELKASCNALSSLQTSTTWFKNEKLVSKGNTLSVKSATLETAGMYKCVVTVPEMEGMKTSSTLQVNVKGSPQILGPDVQEVETYETTVNLTCSATGFPAPTIMWTTSDGKNLNALQTETEDGAQSVVTFKITSNVKVFCNASNDFGSKVVEFNIKTILNTTLTTITSMPTISTTTRSTTTISSDTVVHTTPTATTTTSTNTITDDTVQTPTKSPNIKKESKGFVIAIIIIAIFLLAILGSVLYFLYKKGRICGRSGKQDFSKRKSSKDNIVVEMKSDNTEEAILLGVNGEKQQPNDQ encoded by the exons cATGGGCCATAGTGGAGGTGACCATGGAGGACAAAGTGGAGGTAATGGCTGGAGAGACGGCTCAGATCACCTGCATGTTTACAACTGACGAGGGCCTGGGCGGCACCACCATACAGTGGTTCTAT GTGCTACCTAATaaggagagacagagaatcTACAACAAGGAACCAATGCATGAGGCTGCAGAACAAAACACACTGTTCACGCATCGGATCAGCTTGAACGTCAATGGAACCGCTGCTGTGCTGGCTATCAGAGATGTGGGAGTGAGGGACAACTTGGAGTTTATCTGTGTCATCAAAACTCTCACACCTGAGGAAGCAGAGGGACGAACCCAGCTCCAAGTGTTTA AATCACCAACCTTTCCTACAATTGAGGCAGTGGAAACAGGGATATCAGTAAATGAAGAAGCTCCATCCAAG ATTGGGTCTTGCAGGGTCAAAAACGGATACCCAAAGCCAAATATTACTTGGTACAGAAACAACATGCCGCTTCGCAATACTCCACCTG agGTGGTTGTAACCTCCAGCACCACTATTGAATCGAGTGGTCTTTTCTCAGTCCAGAGTGAGCTGACAATGAAAGTTAAGAAGGAGCACAAAGATGCAGTGTTCTACTGCGAAGTCATCTACTTTGTCCCTGGAGCGACCAAGATGACCGAGAGTCAGCACATTAACATCACTGTATACT ATCTCCCCACTGAAGTAAATATTTGGGTGGAGTCACCAAAGGGCAAAATCAAGGAAGGGGACACACTTGAGCTTCGCTGCGATAACAATGGCAACTATCCATCCTCAATCACCACAATTAAGCACcaaaat AGTGAATACTCTGTGGAGAACAAGACAATGGTGCGGACTAATGTGAAGCGTTTAGACGGTGGAGTTTATGAGTGCACCTTTGAGGAAACGGATAACTTTGATGAGATCTCAGGGAGTACTAAGGTGTCGGTTAACT accTTGAATCTGCTGTTATAACGCCTAAAGACAGCATTGCGGTGATGGAAGGAGAGGAGCTGAAGGCCAGCTGCAATGCCCTGTCTTCTCTCCAGACATCCACAACCTGGTTTAAG AATGAAAAGTTGGTGTCAAAAGGCAACACTTTGAGTGTGAAGAGCGCAACGTTAGAAACAGCAGGGATGTATAAGTGCGTTGTGACCGTTCCTGAGATGGAGGGGATGAAAACCAGCAGCACACTTCAAGTCAATGTTAAGG GTTCGCCACAGATTTTGGGGCCAGATGTCCAAGAAGTGGAGACTTATGAGACAACTGTTAATCTGACCTGCAGTGCCACAGGGTTTCCTGCTCCCACAATTATGTGGACAACTTCTGATGGGAAG AACCTAAATGCATTGCAAACAGAGACTGAAGATGGCGCTCAGAGTGTGGTCACTTTCAAGATCACCTCCAATGTGAAAGTTTTCTGCAATGCCAGCAATGACTTTGGCTCTAAAGTGGTGGAGTTCAACATCAAAACCA ttttaaacaCCACATTAACAACAATCACTTCCATGCCAACAATCAGCACTACCACACGATCAACCACTACTATATCCAGTGACACAG TTGTACACACCACACCAACAGCCACCACTACCACATCAACCAATACTATAACCGATGACACAG TTCAAACGCCCACCAAATCACCAAATATCAAGAAAG AGAGCAAAGGTTTTGTTATCGCAATCATCATCATCGCCATCTTCCTTCTGGCTATCTTGGGAAGCGTGCTCTATTTCCTGTACAAGAAGGGCAGGATCTGCGGCCGATCTGGCAAGCAAGACTT CAGTAAGAGGAAGTCCAGCAAAGATAACATTGTGGTGGAGATGAAAAGCGACAACACAGAGGAGGCGATTCTCCTTGGGGTCAACGGAGAAAAGCAACAACCAAATGACCAA TAA
- the mcamb gene encoding melanoma cell adhesion molecule b isoform X3: MALPDTAPLLVGLLLLFHAFGAWAIVEVTMEDKVEVMAGETAQITCMFTTDEGLGGTTIQWFYVLPNKERQRIYNKEPMHEAAEQNTLFTHRISLNVNGTAAVLAIRDVGVRDNLEFICVIKTLTPEEAEGRTQLQVFKSPTFPTIEAVETGISVNEEAPSKIGSCRVKNGYPKPNITWYRNNMPLRNTPPEVVVTSSTTIESSGLFSVQSELTMKVKKEHKDAVFYCEVIYFVPGATKMTESQHINITVYYLPTEVNIWVESPKGKIKEGDTLELRCDNNGNYPSSITTIKHQNSEYSVENKTMVRTNVKRLDGGVYECTFEETDNFDEISGSTKVSVNYLESAVITPKDSIAVMEGEELKASCNALSSLQTSTTWFKNEKLVSKGNTLSVKSATLETAGMYKCVVTVPEMEGMKTSSTLQVNVKGSPQILGPDVQEVETYETTVNLTCSATGFPAPTIMWTTSDGKNLNALQTETEDGAQSVVTFKITSNVKVFCNASNDFGSKVVEFNIKTILNTTLTTITSMPTISTTTRSTTTISSDTVVHTTPTATTTTSTNTITDDTVTQNTSTNYVNDPVQTPTKSPNIKKESKGFVIAIIIIAIFLLAILGSVLYFLYKKGRICGRSGKQDFSKRKSSKDNIVVEMKSDNTEEAILLGVNGEKQQPNDQ, translated from the exons cATGGGCCATAGTGGAGGTGACCATGGAGGACAAAGTGGAGGTAATGGCTGGAGAGACGGCTCAGATCACCTGCATGTTTACAACTGACGAGGGCCTGGGCGGCACCACCATACAGTGGTTCTAT GTGCTACCTAATaaggagagacagagaatcTACAACAAGGAACCAATGCATGAGGCTGCAGAACAAAACACACTGTTCACGCATCGGATCAGCTTGAACGTCAATGGAACCGCTGCTGTGCTGGCTATCAGAGATGTGGGAGTGAGGGACAACTTGGAGTTTATCTGTGTCATCAAAACTCTCACACCTGAGGAAGCAGAGGGACGAACCCAGCTCCAAGTGTTTA AATCACCAACCTTTCCTACAATTGAGGCAGTGGAAACAGGGATATCAGTAAATGAAGAAGCTCCATCCAAG ATTGGGTCTTGCAGGGTCAAAAACGGATACCCAAAGCCAAATATTACTTGGTACAGAAACAACATGCCGCTTCGCAATACTCCACCTG agGTGGTTGTAACCTCCAGCACCACTATTGAATCGAGTGGTCTTTTCTCAGTCCAGAGTGAGCTGACAATGAAAGTTAAGAAGGAGCACAAAGATGCAGTGTTCTACTGCGAAGTCATCTACTTTGTCCCTGGAGCGACCAAGATGACCGAGAGTCAGCACATTAACATCACTGTATACT ATCTCCCCACTGAAGTAAATATTTGGGTGGAGTCACCAAAGGGCAAAATCAAGGAAGGGGACACACTTGAGCTTCGCTGCGATAACAATGGCAACTATCCATCCTCAATCACCACAATTAAGCACcaaaat AGTGAATACTCTGTGGAGAACAAGACAATGGTGCGGACTAATGTGAAGCGTTTAGACGGTGGAGTTTATGAGTGCACCTTTGAGGAAACGGATAACTTTGATGAGATCTCAGGGAGTACTAAGGTGTCGGTTAACT accTTGAATCTGCTGTTATAACGCCTAAAGACAGCATTGCGGTGATGGAAGGAGAGGAGCTGAAGGCCAGCTGCAATGCCCTGTCTTCTCTCCAGACATCCACAACCTGGTTTAAG AATGAAAAGTTGGTGTCAAAAGGCAACACTTTGAGTGTGAAGAGCGCAACGTTAGAAACAGCAGGGATGTATAAGTGCGTTGTGACCGTTCCTGAGATGGAGGGGATGAAAACCAGCAGCACACTTCAAGTCAATGTTAAGG GTTCGCCACAGATTTTGGGGCCAGATGTCCAAGAAGTGGAGACTTATGAGACAACTGTTAATCTGACCTGCAGTGCCACAGGGTTTCCTGCTCCCACAATTATGTGGACAACTTCTGATGGGAAG AACCTAAATGCATTGCAAACAGAGACTGAAGATGGCGCTCAGAGTGTGGTCACTTTCAAGATCACCTCCAATGTGAAAGTTTTCTGCAATGCCAGCAATGACTTTGGCTCTAAAGTGGTGGAGTTCAACATCAAAACCA ttttaaacaCCACATTAACAACAATCACTTCCATGCCAACAATCAGCACTACCACACGATCAACCACTACTATATCCAGTGACACAG TTGTACACACCACACCAACAGCCACCACTACCACATCAACCAATACTATAACCGATGACACAG TTACACAAAACACATCAACTAACTATGTCAATGACCCAG TTCAAACGCCCACCAAATCACCAAATATCAAGAAAG AGAGCAAAGGTTTTGTTATCGCAATCATCATCATCGCCATCTTCCTTCTGGCTATCTTGGGAAGCGTGCTCTATTTCCTGTACAAGAAGGGCAGGATCTGCGGCCGATCTGGCAAGCAAGACTT CAGTAAGAGGAAGTCCAGCAAAGATAACATTGTGGTGGAGATGAAAAGCGACAACACAGAGGAGGCGATTCTCCTTGGGGTCAACGGAGAAAAGCAACAACCAAATGACCAA TAA
- the mcamb gene encoding melanoma cell adhesion molecule b isoform X8, whose amino-acid sequence MALPDTAPLLVGLLLLFHAFGAWAIVEVTMEDKVEVMAGETAQITCMFTTDEGLGGTTIQWFYVLPNKERQRIYNKEPMHEAAEQNTLFTHRISLNVNGTAAVLAIRDVGVRDNLEFICVIKTLTPEEAEGRTQLQVFKSPTFPTIEAVETGISVNEEAPSKIGSCRVKNGYPKPNITWYRNNMPLRNTPPEVVVTSSTTIESSGLFSVQSELTMKVKKEHKDAVFYCEVIYFVPGATKMTESQHINITVYYLPTEVNIWVESPKGKIKEGDTLELRCDNNGNYPSSITTIKHQNSEYSVENKTMVRTNVKRLDGGVYECTFEETDNFDEISGSTKVSVNYLESAVITPKDSIAVMEGEELKASCNALSSLQTSTTWFKNEKLVSKGNTLSVKSATLETAGMYKCVVTVPEMEGMKTSSTLQVNVKGSPQILGPDVQEVETYETTVNLTCSATGFPAPTIMWTTSDGKNLNALQTETEDGAQSVVTFKITSNVKVFCNASNDFGSKVVEFNIKTKSKGFVIAIIIIAIFLLAILGSVLYFLYKKGRICGRSGKQDFSKRKSSKDNIVVEMKSDNTEEAILLGVNGEKQQPNDQ is encoded by the exons cATGGGCCATAGTGGAGGTGACCATGGAGGACAAAGTGGAGGTAATGGCTGGAGAGACGGCTCAGATCACCTGCATGTTTACAACTGACGAGGGCCTGGGCGGCACCACCATACAGTGGTTCTAT GTGCTACCTAATaaggagagacagagaatcTACAACAAGGAACCAATGCATGAGGCTGCAGAACAAAACACACTGTTCACGCATCGGATCAGCTTGAACGTCAATGGAACCGCTGCTGTGCTGGCTATCAGAGATGTGGGAGTGAGGGACAACTTGGAGTTTATCTGTGTCATCAAAACTCTCACACCTGAGGAAGCAGAGGGACGAACCCAGCTCCAAGTGTTTA AATCACCAACCTTTCCTACAATTGAGGCAGTGGAAACAGGGATATCAGTAAATGAAGAAGCTCCATCCAAG ATTGGGTCTTGCAGGGTCAAAAACGGATACCCAAAGCCAAATATTACTTGGTACAGAAACAACATGCCGCTTCGCAATACTCCACCTG agGTGGTTGTAACCTCCAGCACCACTATTGAATCGAGTGGTCTTTTCTCAGTCCAGAGTGAGCTGACAATGAAAGTTAAGAAGGAGCACAAAGATGCAGTGTTCTACTGCGAAGTCATCTACTTTGTCCCTGGAGCGACCAAGATGACCGAGAGTCAGCACATTAACATCACTGTATACT ATCTCCCCACTGAAGTAAATATTTGGGTGGAGTCACCAAAGGGCAAAATCAAGGAAGGGGACACACTTGAGCTTCGCTGCGATAACAATGGCAACTATCCATCCTCAATCACCACAATTAAGCACcaaaat AGTGAATACTCTGTGGAGAACAAGACAATGGTGCGGACTAATGTGAAGCGTTTAGACGGTGGAGTTTATGAGTGCACCTTTGAGGAAACGGATAACTTTGATGAGATCTCAGGGAGTACTAAGGTGTCGGTTAACT accTTGAATCTGCTGTTATAACGCCTAAAGACAGCATTGCGGTGATGGAAGGAGAGGAGCTGAAGGCCAGCTGCAATGCCCTGTCTTCTCTCCAGACATCCACAACCTGGTTTAAG AATGAAAAGTTGGTGTCAAAAGGCAACACTTTGAGTGTGAAGAGCGCAACGTTAGAAACAGCAGGGATGTATAAGTGCGTTGTGACCGTTCCTGAGATGGAGGGGATGAAAACCAGCAGCACACTTCAAGTCAATGTTAAGG GTTCGCCACAGATTTTGGGGCCAGATGTCCAAGAAGTGGAGACTTATGAGACAACTGTTAATCTGACCTGCAGTGCCACAGGGTTTCCTGCTCCCACAATTATGTGGACAACTTCTGATGGGAAG AACCTAAATGCATTGCAAACAGAGACTGAAGATGGCGCTCAGAGTGTGGTCACTTTCAAGATCACCTCCAATGTGAAAGTTTTCTGCAATGCCAGCAATGACTTTGGCTCTAAAGTGGTGGAGTTCAACATCAAAACCA AGAGCAAAGGTTTTGTTATCGCAATCATCATCATCGCCATCTTCCTTCTGGCTATCTTGGGAAGCGTGCTCTATTTCCTGTACAAGAAGGGCAGGATCTGCGGCCGATCTGGCAAGCAAGACTT CAGTAAGAGGAAGTCCAGCAAAGATAACATTGTGGTGGAGATGAAAAGCGACAACACAGAGGAGGCGATTCTCCTTGGGGTCAACGGAGAAAAGCAACAACCAAATGACCAA TAA
- the mcamb gene encoding melanoma cell adhesion molecule b isoform X1, protein MALPDTAPLLVGLLLLFHAFGAWAIVEVTMEDKVEVMAGETAQITCMFTTDEGLGGTTIQWFYVLPNKERQRIYNKEPMHEAAEQNTLFTHRISLNVNGTAAVLAIRDVGVRDNLEFICVIKTLTPEEAEGRTQLQVFKSPTFPTIEAVETGISVNEEAPSKIGSCRVKNGYPKPNITWYRNNMPLRNTPPEVVVTSSTTIESSGLFSVQSELTMKVKKEHKDAVFYCEVIYFVPGATKMTESQHINITVYYLPTEVNIWVESPKGKIKEGDTLELRCDNNGNYPSSITTIKHQNSEYSVENKTMVRTNVKRLDGGVYECTFEETDNFDEISGSTKVSVNYLESAVITPKDSIAVMEGEELKASCNALSSLQTSTTWFKNEKLVSKGNTLSVKSATLETAGMYKCVVTVPEMEGMKTSSTLQVNVKGSPQILGPDVQEVETYETTVNLTCSATGFPAPTIMWTTSDGKNLNALQTETEDGAQSVVTFKITSNVKVFCNASNDFGSKVVEFNIKTILNTTLTTITSMPTISTTTRSTTTISSDTVVHTTPTATTTTSTNTITDDTVIYNTSTTNTTIPSTNITFINDTVTQNTSTNYVNDPVQTPTKSPNIKKESKGFVIAIIIIAIFLLAILGSVLYFLYKKGRICGRSGKQDFSKRKSSKDNIVVEMKSDNTEEAILLGVNGEKQQPNDQ, encoded by the exons cATGGGCCATAGTGGAGGTGACCATGGAGGACAAAGTGGAGGTAATGGCTGGAGAGACGGCTCAGATCACCTGCATGTTTACAACTGACGAGGGCCTGGGCGGCACCACCATACAGTGGTTCTAT GTGCTACCTAATaaggagagacagagaatcTACAACAAGGAACCAATGCATGAGGCTGCAGAACAAAACACACTGTTCACGCATCGGATCAGCTTGAACGTCAATGGAACCGCTGCTGTGCTGGCTATCAGAGATGTGGGAGTGAGGGACAACTTGGAGTTTATCTGTGTCATCAAAACTCTCACACCTGAGGAAGCAGAGGGACGAACCCAGCTCCAAGTGTTTA AATCACCAACCTTTCCTACAATTGAGGCAGTGGAAACAGGGATATCAGTAAATGAAGAAGCTCCATCCAAG ATTGGGTCTTGCAGGGTCAAAAACGGATACCCAAAGCCAAATATTACTTGGTACAGAAACAACATGCCGCTTCGCAATACTCCACCTG agGTGGTTGTAACCTCCAGCACCACTATTGAATCGAGTGGTCTTTTCTCAGTCCAGAGTGAGCTGACAATGAAAGTTAAGAAGGAGCACAAAGATGCAGTGTTCTACTGCGAAGTCATCTACTTTGTCCCTGGAGCGACCAAGATGACCGAGAGTCAGCACATTAACATCACTGTATACT ATCTCCCCACTGAAGTAAATATTTGGGTGGAGTCACCAAAGGGCAAAATCAAGGAAGGGGACACACTTGAGCTTCGCTGCGATAACAATGGCAACTATCCATCCTCAATCACCACAATTAAGCACcaaaat AGTGAATACTCTGTGGAGAACAAGACAATGGTGCGGACTAATGTGAAGCGTTTAGACGGTGGAGTTTATGAGTGCACCTTTGAGGAAACGGATAACTTTGATGAGATCTCAGGGAGTACTAAGGTGTCGGTTAACT accTTGAATCTGCTGTTATAACGCCTAAAGACAGCATTGCGGTGATGGAAGGAGAGGAGCTGAAGGCCAGCTGCAATGCCCTGTCTTCTCTCCAGACATCCACAACCTGGTTTAAG AATGAAAAGTTGGTGTCAAAAGGCAACACTTTGAGTGTGAAGAGCGCAACGTTAGAAACAGCAGGGATGTATAAGTGCGTTGTGACCGTTCCTGAGATGGAGGGGATGAAAACCAGCAGCACACTTCAAGTCAATGTTAAGG GTTCGCCACAGATTTTGGGGCCAGATGTCCAAGAAGTGGAGACTTATGAGACAACTGTTAATCTGACCTGCAGTGCCACAGGGTTTCCTGCTCCCACAATTATGTGGACAACTTCTGATGGGAAG AACCTAAATGCATTGCAAACAGAGACTGAAGATGGCGCTCAGAGTGTGGTCACTTTCAAGATCACCTCCAATGTGAAAGTTTTCTGCAATGCCAGCAATGACTTTGGCTCTAAAGTGGTGGAGTTCAACATCAAAACCA ttttaaacaCCACATTAACAACAATCACTTCCATGCCAACAATCAGCACTACCACACGATCAACCACTACTATATCCAGTGACACAG TTGTACACACCACACCAACAGCCACCACTACCACATCAACCAATACTATAACCGATGACACAG TTATATACAACACATCAACTACCAATACTACCATACCATCAACAAACATTACCTTTATCAATGACACCG TTACACAAAACACATCAACTAACTATGTCAATGACCCAG TTCAAACGCCCACCAAATCACCAAATATCAAGAAAG AGAGCAAAGGTTTTGTTATCGCAATCATCATCATCGCCATCTTCCTTCTGGCTATCTTGGGAAGCGTGCTCTATTTCCTGTACAAGAAGGGCAGGATCTGCGGCCGATCTGGCAAGCAAGACTT CAGTAAGAGGAAGTCCAGCAAAGATAACATTGTGGTGGAGATGAAAAGCGACAACACAGAGGAGGCGATTCTCCTTGGGGTCAACGGAGAAAAGCAACAACCAAATGACCAA TAA
- the mcamb gene encoding melanoma cell adhesion molecule b isoform X4 yields MALPDTAPLLVGLLLLFHAFGAWAIVEVTMEDKVEVMAGETAQITCMFTTDEGLGGTTIQWFYVLPNKERQRIYNKEPMHEAAEQNTLFTHRISLNVNGTAAVLAIRDVGVRDNLEFICVIKTLTPEEAEGRTQLQVFKSPTFPTIEAVETGISVNEEAPSKIGSCRVKNGYPKPNITWYRNNMPLRNTPPEVVVTSSTTIESSGLFSVQSELTMKVKKEHKDAVFYCEVIYFVPGATKMTESQHINITVYYLPTEVNIWVESPKGKIKEGDTLELRCDNNGNYPSSITTIKHQNSEYSVENKTMVRTNVKRLDGGVYECTFEETDNFDEISGSTKVSVNYLESAVITPKDSIAVMEGEELKASCNALSSLQTSTTWFKNEKLVSKGNTLSVKSATLETAGMYKCVVTVPEMEGMKTSSTLQVNVKGSPQILGPDVQEVETYETTVNLTCSATGFPAPTIMWTTSDGKNLNALQTETEDGAQSVVTFKITSNVKVFCNASNDFGSKVVEFNIKTIVHTTPTATTTTSTNTITDDTVIYNTSTTNTTIPSTNITFINDTVTQNTSTNYVNDPVQTPTKSPNIKKESKGFVIAIIIIAIFLLAILGSVLYFLYKKGRICGRSGKQDFSKRKSSKDNIVVEMKSDNTEEAILLGVNGEKQQPNDQ; encoded by the exons cATGGGCCATAGTGGAGGTGACCATGGAGGACAAAGTGGAGGTAATGGCTGGAGAGACGGCTCAGATCACCTGCATGTTTACAACTGACGAGGGCCTGGGCGGCACCACCATACAGTGGTTCTAT GTGCTACCTAATaaggagagacagagaatcTACAACAAGGAACCAATGCATGAGGCTGCAGAACAAAACACACTGTTCACGCATCGGATCAGCTTGAACGTCAATGGAACCGCTGCTGTGCTGGCTATCAGAGATGTGGGAGTGAGGGACAACTTGGAGTTTATCTGTGTCATCAAAACTCTCACACCTGAGGAAGCAGAGGGACGAACCCAGCTCCAAGTGTTTA AATCACCAACCTTTCCTACAATTGAGGCAGTGGAAACAGGGATATCAGTAAATGAAGAAGCTCCATCCAAG ATTGGGTCTTGCAGGGTCAAAAACGGATACCCAAAGCCAAATATTACTTGGTACAGAAACAACATGCCGCTTCGCAATACTCCACCTG agGTGGTTGTAACCTCCAGCACCACTATTGAATCGAGTGGTCTTTTCTCAGTCCAGAGTGAGCTGACAATGAAAGTTAAGAAGGAGCACAAAGATGCAGTGTTCTACTGCGAAGTCATCTACTTTGTCCCTGGAGCGACCAAGATGACCGAGAGTCAGCACATTAACATCACTGTATACT ATCTCCCCACTGAAGTAAATATTTGGGTGGAGTCACCAAAGGGCAAAATCAAGGAAGGGGACACACTTGAGCTTCGCTGCGATAACAATGGCAACTATCCATCCTCAATCACCACAATTAAGCACcaaaat AGTGAATACTCTGTGGAGAACAAGACAATGGTGCGGACTAATGTGAAGCGTTTAGACGGTGGAGTTTATGAGTGCACCTTTGAGGAAACGGATAACTTTGATGAGATCTCAGGGAGTACTAAGGTGTCGGTTAACT accTTGAATCTGCTGTTATAACGCCTAAAGACAGCATTGCGGTGATGGAAGGAGAGGAGCTGAAGGCCAGCTGCAATGCCCTGTCTTCTCTCCAGACATCCACAACCTGGTTTAAG AATGAAAAGTTGGTGTCAAAAGGCAACACTTTGAGTGTGAAGAGCGCAACGTTAGAAACAGCAGGGATGTATAAGTGCGTTGTGACCGTTCCTGAGATGGAGGGGATGAAAACCAGCAGCACACTTCAAGTCAATGTTAAGG GTTCGCCACAGATTTTGGGGCCAGATGTCCAAGAAGTGGAGACTTATGAGACAACTGTTAATCTGACCTGCAGTGCCACAGGGTTTCCTGCTCCCACAATTATGTGGACAACTTCTGATGGGAAG AACCTAAATGCATTGCAAACAGAGACTGAAGATGGCGCTCAGAGTGTGGTCACTTTCAAGATCACCTCCAATGTGAAAGTTTTCTGCAATGCCAGCAATGACTTTGGCTCTAAAGTGGTGGAGTTCAACATCAAAACCA TTGTACACACCACACCAACAGCCACCACTACCACATCAACCAATACTATAACCGATGACACAG TTATATACAACACATCAACTACCAATACTACCATACCATCAACAAACATTACCTTTATCAATGACACCG TTACACAAAACACATCAACTAACTATGTCAATGACCCAG TTCAAACGCCCACCAAATCACCAAATATCAAGAAAG AGAGCAAAGGTTTTGTTATCGCAATCATCATCATCGCCATCTTCCTTCTGGCTATCTTGGGAAGCGTGCTCTATTTCCTGTACAAGAAGGGCAGGATCTGCGGCCGATCTGGCAAGCAAGACTT CAGTAAGAGGAAGTCCAGCAAAGATAACATTGTGGTGGAGATGAAAAGCGACAACACAGAGGAGGCGATTCTCCTTGGGGTCAACGGAGAAAAGCAACAACCAAATGACCAA TAA